The Gemmatimonas aurantiaca T-27 DNA segment GGCGCTGACCAATGATCACCCGACCGATTTCCTGATCGAGTCGATGGGCAAGGGCCGCGGCGGATTCGAACTGCGCGTCGGGTGTGGTCATGGAGCCGGCGTAGCGTCGTTGGGGCAGGGGCAGGATGTGGGAAGATACGCCGATGTCTGGAGGAGCGGAGCGCCAGGTGGTAACGTCGAGTCATGACGAACCGGAACCGCCTCGCTCTCCTGCTCTCGGTGATCTCGCTTGCGCTGCTTTGGCCCGGACTGGTGGAGCCGGTGCTGACCATCAAAGCCACGATGGACCTGTTCGGGGTCACGCGGGAGCTCACCAACGAAACACGCAGTGTCGTGGGGGCCATCCGCAGTCTGCACGACACGGGCAACGACTTTGTGGCGGGGCTGATCTTGTTGTTCAGCGTCCTGGTGCCACTCACCAAGGCGGCCCTGCTGGTCCCGATTCTTGCGCTGCGTGGGTCGCCGTGGTCGTACCGGCTGTTTGTGTTCGTGCGTGCGATCAGCAAGTGGTCGATGGCCGACGTGTTTGCGGTCGGCATGTTGATCGCCCT contains these protein-coding regions:
- a CDS encoding paraquat-inducible protein A, which codes for MTNRNRLALLLSVISLALLWPGLVEPVLTIKATMDLFGVTRELTNETRSVVGAIRSLHDTGNDFVAGLILLFSVLVPLTKAALLVPILALRGSPWSYRLFVFVRAISKWSMADVFAVGMLIALLVAKGTANLSAIAGVGFYYFAAYCLVSNAAFQLLQIERVPASPQA